Proteins from a single region of Streptomyces marianii:
- a CDS encoding DUF6302 family protein, which produces MSSVLVRLLPAARASDYQQFRSILDDPALADEGIAVQTWGSPLLLVPVGGQRRGGYYPAATWSTTLQIWLRIRRRQGFPRTRIRWSRDLEVCHNVIWGAEPPQEGDRARGRFYGYSETAINDFLSRFPQVQEMPDAPA; this is translated from the coding sequence GTGAGCAGCGTGCTTGTGCGCCTTCTTCCCGCAGCCCGGGCCAGTGACTACCAGCAGTTCCGTTCGATCCTGGACGATCCCGCCCTGGCCGATGAGGGAATCGCCGTCCAGACCTGGGGCTCCCCCTTGCTTCTCGTTCCGGTCGGCGGCCAGCGCCGGGGCGGCTACTACCCGGCGGCGACCTGGAGCACCACCCTGCAGATCTGGCTTCGCATCAGGCGCCGGCAGGGCTTTCCCCGGACACGGATCCGCTGGTCCCGCGATCTCGAGGTGTGCCACAACGTCATCTGGGGCGCCGAACCTCCGCAAGAGGGCGACAGGGCGCGCGGCCGGTTCTACGGCTACAGCGAGACGGCGATCAACGACTTCCTCTCCCGCTTCCCGCAGGTACAGGAGATGCCCGATGCCCCCGCATGA
- a CDS encoding DUF5999 family protein, whose amino-acid sequence MNLRLSRVTIRRRSAEVVGSSRSFAAPVRETLALVLDENAPILDSDQDIDDVVLRLRGHLMELGHATPEPPRPAIEEAFKAARLLADIDVPTGHVQARVHLRQLAEAVNLVITELTNAGAVCGHQPECPSVENRDFQAAQVRVRHSEIGCSELCNGVLVFDDTGCLLPSGKVVDPRRPLPLVASGPKAVTS is encoded by the coding sequence GTGAACCTCCGTCTGTCACGAGTCACCATTCGCCGCAGGTCCGCTGAGGTAGTTGGCAGCTCCCGCTCTTTTGCAGCTCCCGTCAGGGAGACCCTGGCCCTGGTGCTCGACGAGAACGCACCCATCCTCGACAGCGACCAAGACATCGACGACGTAGTCCTCCGTCTGCGCGGTCACCTCATGGAACTCGGTCATGCCACGCCCGAGCCGCCACGTCCGGCCATCGAGGAAGCGTTCAAGGCAGCCCGGCTGCTTGCGGACATCGACGTGCCGACGGGGCACGTTCAGGCTCGCGTTCATCTGCGACAGCTGGCCGAAGCCGTGAACCTGGTCATCACCGAGCTGACCAACGCCGGCGCGGTGTGCGGTCACCAGCCCGAATGTCCCTCCGTTGAGAACCGTGACTTCCAGGCCGCGCAGGTACGTGTTCGCCACTCCGAGATCGGGTGCAGCGAGCTGTGCAACGGTGTCCTCGTCTTCGACGACACCGGATGTCTCCTCCCGTCCGGCAAGGTCGTCGACCCGCGGCGGCCTCTGCCTCTGGTCGCAAGCGGCCCGAAGGCGGTGACGTCGTGA
- a CDS encoding ATP-binding protein, translating to MNVHDSAVDLYQPANATLAARSLQGPNVAEAVMAQAPGRISPTSLEWRPFEKVVVVSADPAAVPQARRQLHRLMCNFGLALVADDLTLGAQELMANAVTHGCRGQAAREFTLKASCLRGRVRIEVQDPSPDLPLPRSASDDCEGGRGLVLVNEVATRWGSKPGPGQGKTVWMELDAADEEAAS from the coding sequence ATGAACGTGCACGACTCCGCGGTCGACCTCTACCAGCCGGCCAACGCCACCCTGGCCGCCCGCAGTCTGCAGGGGCCTAACGTTGCCGAAGCGGTCATGGCCCAGGCGCCCGGCCGTATCTCGCCGACGTCGCTTGAGTGGCGCCCCTTCGAGAAGGTGGTCGTGGTCTCTGCGGACCCGGCCGCTGTGCCCCAGGCCCGTCGACAGCTGCACCGGTTGATGTGCAATTTCGGACTGGCCTTGGTCGCGGACGACCTCACGCTTGGCGCCCAGGAGCTGATGGCGAACGCGGTGACCCACGGTTGCCGCGGACAGGCGGCAAGGGAGTTCACACTTAAGGCGTCCTGCCTGCGTGGACGTGTTCGGATCGAAGTGCAGGACCCTTCCCCCGACCTACCGCTCCCTCGTTCTGCGAGCGACGACTGCGAGGGAGGCCGGGGCCTGGTGCTCGTCAACGAGGTCGCCACGCGCTGGGGATCCAAGCCGGGGCCCGGCCAAGGCAAGACGGTGTGGATGGAACTGGACGCTGCCGATGAGGAGGCCGCGTCGTGA
- a CDS encoding amidase family protein, producing MILRRTVLTAATALAAVTAIATPASARHRHPWQTSQLHLASAGEQLTALREGRITSRRLLEQHLAHITRANPALNAIVTLDADGARAAADRADTHLRRTGEPLGALHGLPMTVKDALEVAGMRTTCGSPDLSEHVPDRDADAVALLRAAGAIIIGHTNVPAMCQDIQTSNALFGKTANPFDAQRTAGGSSGGPAAAVAAGLTSLEVGSDLAGSLRLPAAYCGVYALRTSRGASPIVPTRGHIPRPPGWSTSSDMLTLGPIARTVDDLALLLDVLAAPAPADRAGWKVDLPAPAKRRLGDYRIGIWADDPYCHVDADTRALLQHVTELVRDAGADIDDTTRPVDFRESDTLFQRLMYATSSAATTDAAFAAEVEAAEKIPAGDPSGMFLHSRTMRHRDWCVADEARQKLRTTWENYFSEHDILITPATPTAAVLDQTSTPPPQRYITVDGQKRSYYDQTGWLNLTSPVGLPSLVLPAGKTADGLPLAIQIIGPYHSDRTVLEAARQLARRLPKPPRPPAFSA from the coding sequence GTGATCCTCCGCCGAACCGTGCTCACCGCTGCGACGGCTCTTGCCGCGGTCACCGCCATAGCCACTCCAGCCAGCGCACGTCACCGCCACCCATGGCAGACGTCGCAGCTGCATCTGGCGTCCGCCGGCGAGCAGCTCACCGCACTACGCGAAGGCCGGATCACCAGCCGCCGCCTGCTCGAACAGCACCTCGCTCACATCACGCGAGCGAACCCGGCTCTCAACGCCATCGTCACGCTGGACGCCGACGGCGCCCGCGCTGCCGCGGACAGGGCCGACACGCACCTCCGCCGGACCGGCGAGCCACTCGGAGCCCTCCACGGTCTGCCGATGACCGTCAAGGACGCCCTCGAGGTCGCGGGGATGCGCACGACCTGCGGCTCTCCCGACCTGTCGGAGCACGTTCCCGACCGCGACGCAGACGCGGTCGCCCTCCTGCGCGCAGCCGGCGCGATCATCATCGGCCACACCAACGTGCCGGCGATGTGCCAGGACATCCAGACGTCGAACGCGCTCTTCGGGAAGACCGCGAACCCCTTCGACGCCCAGCGGACCGCGGGCGGCTCTTCCGGCGGTCCCGCCGCCGCCGTTGCCGCAGGGCTCACAAGCCTGGAGGTCGGCTCCGACCTCGCCGGATCCCTGCGCCTCCCGGCCGCCTACTGCGGTGTCTACGCCCTGCGTACCTCCCGCGGCGCGAGCCCGATCGTGCCCACGCGCGGCCACATCCCCCGTCCTCCCGGCTGGTCCACCAGCAGCGACATGCTCACGCTCGGCCCGATCGCCCGCACCGTCGACGACCTCGCTCTGCTCCTGGACGTCCTCGCTGCCCCGGCCCCCGCCGACCGAGCCGGCTGGAAGGTCGACCTGCCGGCTCCGGCCAAGCGCAGGCTGGGCGACTACCGCATCGGGATCTGGGCCGACGACCCGTACTGCCACGTCGACGCCGACACCCGCGCGCTGCTCCAGCACGTCACCGAACTCGTCCGAGACGCCGGCGCAGACATCGACGACACCACCCGGCCCGTCGACTTCCGCGAGAGCGACACGCTGTTCCAGCGACTCATGTACGCCACCTCGTCCGCGGCCACGACCGATGCCGCCTTCGCCGCGGAGGTCGAGGCAGCCGAGAAGATCCCGGCCGGTGACCCGAGCGGCATGTTCCTCCACTCCCGGACCATGCGACACAGAGACTGGTGCGTCGCCGATGAGGCCCGCCAGAAGCTCCGCACGACCTGGGAGAACTACTTCTCGGAGCACGACATCCTCATCACGCCGGCCACGCCTACCGCTGCCGTTCTCGACCAGACGAGCACGCCGCCACCTCAGCGATACATCACCGTCGACGGACAGAAGCGCTCGTACTACGACCAGACCGGCTGGCTCAACCTGACCAGTCCCGTTGGCCTGCCCTCTCTCGTGCTCCCCGCTGGAAAGACCGCGGACGGACTGCCGCTCGCCATCCAGATCATCGGGCCCTACCACAGTGATCGAACGGTTCTAGAAGCAGCCAGGCAGCTCGCCCGTCGTCTTCCCAAGCCGCCCCGGCCGCCCGCGTTCTCGGCGTAG
- a CDS encoding TrmO family methyltransferase domain-containing protein, giving the protein MFDQFIQVPVIATVVGGQTGRLDDYKGGVESIIRLVPSIPESALQGIEEFSHLEVVWHFSLGSDSDIELEPRSPRGNPDWPATGGLVHRNHRRPARIGISYPRLLGVEGRDLRVTDLDADAGTPVVDLAPVFQEMLPRGTVHQPPWPTDMLQNYWKNASERP; this is encoded by the coding sequence GTGTTCGACCAGTTCATCCAGGTGCCCGTGATCGCCACGGTCGTAGGGGGCCAGACCGGTCGCCTTGACGACTACAAAGGCGGAGTCGAGTCGATCATCCGTCTCGTCCCGAGCATCCCCGAAAGTGCCCTCCAGGGCATCGAGGAGTTCAGCCACCTGGAAGTGGTCTGGCACTTCAGCCTGGGATCGGACAGCGACATCGAGCTCGAGCCCCGGAGTCCCCGCGGCAATCCGGACTGGCCGGCCACCGGCGGCCTCGTTCACCGCAACCACAGGCGGCCGGCCCGGATCGGAATCTCCTACCCGCGCCTGCTGGGAGTGGAAGGACGGGACCTGCGCGTCACGGACCTGGACGCGGACGCCGGCACCCCTGTCGTCGACCTGGCGCCGGTCTTCCAGGAGATGCTGCCCCGCGGAACGGTGCACCAGCCGCCATGGCCCACCGACATGCTTCAGAACTACTGGAAGAACGCTAGCGAGCGCCCCTGA
- a CDS encoding MAB_1171c family putative transporter, whose amino-acid sequence MKDILHPLCLGIAGTGFLLLLRDMSKHRRNPALVALGFTYGFSALSYAISLTWVWVRIDGVFGVPNIAVPIAQSCVVLVLALQASVLAYWSKPADAARRRTRHLLLAAGLVIAAMGVLFNLLTPTAQRPTDFSLYYAHDPYFQAYLFLYIGVYTAAELYLVRSCWKYARSASNRSIATGLRVVAVGATITLGYSGIRIAGALGGIFGFSVKSLDPYAWLCGDIGATLTQIGYFLPVLALRADSLRAWVNTHLVYRRLRGLWTALTEAHPGISLLQPNRQQEALLQGRSVNFPLQRRSTEIRHGQKLLRIYLDPAVRAESEALRRQEGLADADLIAAVTADQLQAALTRLHAGAPVSDPAEYADSDLPLPSYEDELRHLERVAGFFTPPRAETSVTDPASTTSGART is encoded by the coding sequence TTGAAAGACATACTTCACCCGCTGTGCCTGGGTATCGCCGGCACCGGGTTCCTTCTCCTGCTTCGTGACATGAGCAAGCACCGGCGCAACCCGGCACTGGTCGCTCTGGGCTTCACCTACGGGTTCTCCGCGCTCAGCTACGCCATCTCGCTCACGTGGGTGTGGGTGCGCATCGACGGTGTCTTCGGCGTCCCGAACATCGCCGTGCCGATCGCCCAGAGCTGTGTGGTGCTGGTCCTGGCCCTCCAGGCCAGCGTCCTGGCGTACTGGTCCAAGCCCGCCGACGCCGCGCGTCGGCGCACCCGGCACCTGCTCCTCGCCGCCGGACTCGTCATCGCCGCGATGGGCGTGCTGTTCAACCTCCTCACCCCCACCGCGCAGCGCCCCACCGACTTCTCGCTCTACTACGCGCACGACCCGTACTTCCAGGCCTACCTGTTCCTCTACATCGGCGTATACACCGCAGCCGAGTTGTACCTCGTCCGGTCTTGCTGGAAGTACGCCCGCTCCGCGTCGAACCGGTCGATCGCCACCGGCCTGAGGGTCGTAGCAGTCGGCGCGACCATCACCCTCGGCTACAGCGGCATCCGTATCGCCGGTGCCCTCGGAGGGATCTTCGGCTTCAGCGTCAAGAGCCTCGACCCCTACGCCTGGCTCTGCGGCGACATCGGCGCCACCCTCACCCAGATCGGCTACTTCCTGCCCGTGCTGGCCCTCCGCGCGGACTCGCTCAGGGCATGGGTCAACACCCACCTCGTCTACCGCCGGCTGCGGGGCCTGTGGACCGCGCTCACCGAGGCCCACCCCGGCATCAGTCTGCTCCAGCCGAACCGGCAGCAGGAAGCCCTCCTCCAAGGCCGCAGCGTCAACTTCCCCCTGCAGCGCCGCAGCACCGAGATCCGCCACGGCCAGAAACTGCTCCGCATCTACCTGGACCCCGCCGTACGCGCCGAGTCCGAAGCCCTCCGCCGACAGGAAGGGCTCGCGGATGCCGACCTGATCGCGGCCGTCACCGCCGACCAGCTCCAGGCCGCGCTCACGCGCCTTCACGCCGGCGCGCCGGTCAGCGACCCGGCCGAGTACGCGGACTCGGATTTGCCCCTGCCGTCCTACGAAGACGAGCTGCGTCACCTCGAACGCGTCGCCGGCTTCTTCACCCCGCCACGCGCGGAGACCTCCGTCACCGACCCCGCCAGCACCACATCAGGAGCTCGTACGTGA
- a CDS encoding DUF6302 family protein: MISTYLTSPARQDLGVHILAPEEACDFEYWAARLVHIELLRDAVAVALYRLPLLAVPAGRGRRGGRMDMVFAGCAELAARELHGRPGFHSVAAIGTDVVWGEPVPKDLTPDARRRFFGLHAQPQARPSTAYQRQACHA; this comes from the coding sequence GTGATCTCCACGTACCTGACTTCTCCCGCTCGGCAGGACCTGGGAGTCCACATCCTTGCCCCCGAGGAGGCGTGCGACTTCGAGTACTGGGCCGCGCGGCTCGTCCACATCGAGCTTCTGCGTGACGCAGTAGCGGTGGCCCTGTACCGGCTCCCCCTCCTCGCGGTCCCGGCCGGCAGGGGACGCCGCGGCGGTCGCATGGACATGGTCTTCGCCGGCTGCGCGGAACTCGCCGCGCGCGAGCTTCACGGACGCCCCGGATTCCACAGCGTCGCAGCGATAGGGACGGACGTCGTATGGGGCGAGCCGGTACCCAAGGACCTGACCCCCGATGCCCGACGCCGGTTCTTCGGTCTTCACGCACAGCCCCAGGCCCGGCCGTCGACCGCGTACCAACGGCAGGCGTGCCATGCCTGA
- a CDS encoding GNAT family N-acetyltransferase — MSKQRRVQTVDPEFQRHDAQSAKAMLTELVDVYATVYDTPPYIGDPFFSVDSFRNRLEAAFDTEGFETVTARLDGRIVGYVHGATLPPDKPWWTSLGTRRPTLLQELADSGGIFWLRELMVLPAQQNRGLGRQIHDTVISGREETVTALTCIVDNQPAHDAYLRWGYTVLGQIKHAPESPVYDAMYLTSH; from the coding sequence GTGAGCAAGCAGAGGAGAGTGCAGACGGTGGACCCGGAGTTCCAGCGGCACGACGCGCAGTCAGCGAAGGCGATGCTCACCGAGCTGGTCGACGTCTACGCCACGGTGTACGACACGCCGCCCTACATCGGCGACCCCTTCTTCTCCGTCGACTCGTTCCGGAATCGACTCGAGGCCGCATTCGACACCGAAGGCTTCGAGACGGTGACAGCCCGGCTGGACGGCCGGATCGTCGGATACGTCCACGGCGCCACCCTGCCCCCCGACAAGCCCTGGTGGACGTCCCTCGGAACCCGGCGACCGACCCTGTTGCAGGAACTCGCCGACTCGGGCGGCATCTTCTGGCTGCGGGAGCTCATGGTGCTGCCTGCTCAGCAAAATCGCGGTCTCGGACGCCAGATCCACGACACCGTCATCTCCGGCCGGGAGGAGACCGTCACAGCCCTGACCTGCATCGTGGATAACCAGCCAGCTCACGATGCCTATCTCCGGTGGGGGTACACGGTCCTCGGCCAGATCAAGCACGCCCCCGAATCACCCGTCTACGACGCGATGTACCTGACCTCCCACTGA
- a CDS encoding SAM-dependent methyltransferase encodes MPPHDPDHEAGSPHLRLCRPLPGGPAGPYGSDDDWRRRPAIARVTDYLMGGTDNYEVDREFAQRLLAVAPPLRAMVQISGAFRPRAVAVLAHELRIGQFIELGCGLPSYGLPSTPQSRESRFPWPVHTYDVARAFHDKPRVVYVDNDPRVAGHANVVLAEEPGTRHLHADARDVTALLTSDACRVLDFDRPVAALAHDLLPWMDDADAAEMMHALRERLPAGSAISVTHATTDVAPGMMAALVGHYADAGILYRPRTLQQIQSLLGAWTVLSPGVLPTGLWRRDRRLPPGMGPSAEKSHRLPPGDYSHAYAAIITAP; translated from the coding sequence ATGCCCCCGCATGACCCCGACCACGAGGCCGGTTCCCCACACCTGAGGCTGTGCCGTCCGCTGCCCGGGGGGCCTGCTGGCCCGTACGGCAGCGACGACGACTGGCGTCGGCGTCCTGCCATCGCCCGGGTCACCGACTACCTCATGGGCGGGACCGACAACTACGAGGTCGACCGGGAGTTCGCCCAGCGACTCCTGGCCGTCGCCCCGCCGCTGCGGGCGATGGTGCAGATCAGCGGCGCGTTCCGGCCCCGGGCAGTGGCCGTGCTCGCACACGAGCTGCGGATCGGGCAGTTCATCGAGCTGGGGTGCGGCCTGCCCTCGTACGGCCTGCCGTCCACGCCGCAGTCACGGGAGAGCAGATTCCCTTGGCCGGTCCATACCTACGATGTCGCGCGGGCGTTCCACGACAAGCCCCGGGTCGTCTACGTGGACAACGACCCCCGCGTAGCGGGTCATGCCAACGTCGTCCTGGCCGAAGAGCCCGGCACCCGGCACCTGCACGCCGACGCACGGGACGTGACCGCGCTGCTCACCTCGGACGCCTGCCGGGTCCTCGACTTCGACCGGCCCGTCGCCGCCCTCGCACACGACCTCCTGCCGTGGATGGACGACGCTGACGCTGCCGAGATGATGCATGCGCTGCGCGAGCGGCTCCCGGCCGGCAGCGCCATCTCGGTGACCCACGCGACCACTGACGTGGCGCCCGGGATGATGGCGGCGCTCGTCGGGCACTACGCGGACGCCGGCATCCTCTACCGGCCGAGGACGCTGCAGCAGATCCAGTCGCTGCTCGGTGCGTGGACCGTCCTCTCGCCCGGCGTCCTGCCGACCGGCCTGTGGCGCCGGGATCGGAGACTTCCGCCCGGTATGGGCCCTTCGGCGGAGAAGAGCCACCGCTTGCCCCCGGGTGACTACTCGCACGCCTACGCCGCCATCATCACCGCCCCGTAA
- a CDS encoding gamma-glutamylcyclotransferase family protein — translation MTQAIASSVPESTQRQNRLSQRPDALFCYGTLQFDVVLRALLGRVPQKTPAFVPGYRAAALEGRVYPGLVVGPPANLASGVLLTDLSDKEWRILDAFEDTRYELRELPLANGGRGWAYVWPGGDVQASDWDAAEFEAQHLAAYAARCARLAPGLASGRPKGE, via the coding sequence ATGACGCAAGCCATAGCCTCCTCGGTTCCTGAAAGCACTCAGCGCCAAAACCGACTCTCGCAACGCCCCGACGCGCTGTTCTGCTACGGAACGCTCCAGTTCGATGTCGTCCTCCGGGCCCTACTGGGTCGAGTTCCGCAGAAAACTCCGGCTTTCGTGCCGGGCTACCGCGCCGCCGCACTCGAAGGCCGCGTCTACCCGGGCCTTGTCGTCGGACCGCCCGCCAACCTCGCCTCCGGGGTGCTTTTGACCGACCTGAGCGACAAGGAGTGGCGCATCCTCGACGCGTTCGAGGACACCCGATACGAGCTGCGAGAGTTGCCGCTGGCCAACGGTGGGCGGGGTTGGGCGTACGTCTGGCCCGGAGGCGATGTACAGGCAAGTGACTGGGACGCCGCCGAGTTCGAAGCCCAGCACCTAGCTGCTTACGCGGCCCGCTGCGCGCGGCTTGCCCCTGGGCTGGCCTCAGGGCGGCCGAAGGGCGAGTAG
- a CDS encoding tetratricopeptide repeat protein, protein MGRTRNTRLEAVVQEWGLSQRQLAARFRAVAAENGATELLRYDHSRIARWIGGATPEGRAAHILAETLSRGLGRTITLTDIGLATDDAADPQTPTWSVDTLATLATLGSTDMDIARRQVLAQSAYSVAGLALPTEGWWQESAARARTRKPLSKHTVTAEDVTSVREMTAFLSRRDQQRGGRGVGRAALVAYLRTDVTELLGGRFSSDGLRRDMTSAAAELAYLAGWTSFDAGEHPIALRWLTLATQLAEEAGDAPLAGHVLRAMAHQAVDLHQPKEAVRLAEGSLSSRRYAEACWREKALLGVVHARGLAAAGYKKQAAEALNRAESDLSRAPQDGDEPARVWFFGEASLAHETAAALRDMGDLKGAEQQFKRSVRTRQTPFKRTHSVTLGYLGEVQVQQGQLEAACATWHQALDTMTGVQSGRARQTVVQMRRALSPVLRRGGGPAADLDVRARAVLADR, encoded by the coding sequence ATGGGGCGCACACGCAACACTCGACTGGAAGCCGTCGTCCAGGAATGGGGCCTGTCGCAGCGGCAACTGGCCGCTCGCTTCCGGGCTGTCGCCGCAGAGAACGGCGCGACCGAGCTCCTGCGCTATGACCATTCCCGCATCGCCCGCTGGATCGGTGGCGCCACACCCGAAGGCCGTGCAGCGCATATCTTGGCCGAGACGCTCTCCCGTGGCCTCGGCCGCACCATCACGCTGACCGACATCGGGCTGGCAACGGACGATGCCGCCGACCCACAGACGCCGACGTGGAGCGTCGACACCCTCGCGACGCTGGCGACCCTCGGGAGCACGGACATGGACATTGCACGGCGCCAGGTACTGGCACAGTCGGCCTACTCGGTCGCCGGCCTGGCCCTGCCCACCGAAGGCTGGTGGCAGGAATCTGCTGCCCGAGCCCGCACCCGCAAGCCCCTGTCGAAGCACACGGTGACGGCCGAGGACGTCACCAGCGTGCGCGAGATGACGGCCTTCCTGTCCCGGCGGGACCAGCAACGCGGCGGCCGGGGGGTGGGGCGCGCCGCCCTGGTGGCCTACCTGCGCACCGACGTCACCGAACTCCTTGGGGGACGCTTCTCCTCCGATGGTCTGCGCCGGGATATGACGTCGGCCGCTGCCGAGCTCGCCTACCTCGCGGGCTGGACGAGTTTCGACGCCGGGGAACACCCGATTGCGCTGCGGTGGCTGACTCTCGCAACCCAGTTGGCCGAGGAGGCCGGCGACGCGCCGCTCGCCGGGCACGTGCTGCGGGCGATGGCCCACCAGGCCGTGGACCTGCATCAGCCCAAGGAAGCCGTACGCCTGGCCGAGGGCTCTCTCTCCAGCCGGCGCTACGCCGAGGCCTGTTGGAGGGAGAAGGCCCTCCTCGGCGTCGTCCATGCCCGCGGACTGGCCGCCGCTGGCTACAAGAAGCAGGCCGCGGAGGCGCTCAACCGTGCAGAGTCCGATCTCTCGCGCGCCCCCCAGGACGGCGACGAGCCCGCTCGGGTGTGGTTCTTCGGCGAGGCGAGCCTCGCACATGAGACCGCCGCCGCGTTGCGGGACATGGGCGATCTGAAGGGTGCTGAGCAGCAGTTCAAGCGGAGCGTCCGCACGCGCCAAACGCCGTTCAAGCGGACCCACTCCGTCACCCTCGGGTACCTCGGTGAGGTACAGGTCCAGCAGGGGCAACTCGAGGCGGCCTGCGCCACGTGGCATCAGGCACTCGACACGATGACCGGCGTCCAGTCCGGGCGAGCCCGACAGACCGTGGTGCAGATGCGCCGCGCGCTGAGCCCCGTTCTCCGCCGAGGCGGAGGCCCGGCCGCCGACCTCGACGTACGAGCCCGTGCCGTCCTTGCAGACCGGTAG
- a CDS encoding Scr1 family TA system antitoxin-like transcriptional regulator: protein MLHAVPASPTEVPQAPARIVTGLYLRCLREARGTTLEDAARAVGGSTSAVSRWERAESPIRKDALQTLLTRYGVVGKHAAFLMLHMPPQSYSRDQRDEQGLARRAPHDFWADVADHEATARYIAVMRTANDVTQFCMAVPAGLRTPAYQQIVLDPDVCATPDEPVLGLPSWVHRVPWAAGQRRTVLLDETVLTRGGSQSEAVAGQLRHLADLVSREESGVRGLVVRILPMSPVLFVHTVGSYAEVTLHGHRLVTSIGLFPTYKTGSGAARAISAGLREAVAAACSREETYDRLVRAADAMQRRATS from the coding sequence ATGCTTCATGCCGTTCCCGCATCACCCACTGAGGTGCCGCAGGCGCCCGCCCGGATCGTGACGGGCCTCTACCTGCGGTGCCTGCGTGAAGCGAGAGGCACCACGCTCGAGGACGCGGCCCGCGCCGTAGGGGGGTCGACCTCCGCCGTCAGCCGGTGGGAGCGTGCTGAGTCCCCCATCCGGAAGGACGCGCTGCAGACGCTGCTGACGCGCTACGGAGTGGTGGGGAAGCACGCCGCCTTCCTGATGCTGCACATGCCGCCGCAGAGCTACAGCCGCGACCAGCGCGACGAGCAGGGCCTCGCCCGGCGGGCTCCGCACGACTTCTGGGCGGATGTGGCCGACCACGAGGCGACGGCCCGCTACATCGCGGTGATGCGGACAGCAAACGACGTAACCCAGTTCTGCATGGCGGTCCCCGCCGGCCTGCGCACTCCGGCGTACCAGCAGATCGTGCTGGACCCCGACGTCTGTGCCACCCCCGATGAGCCCGTGCTCGGACTGCCGTCATGGGTGCACAGGGTCCCGTGGGCCGCGGGCCAGCGGCGCACGGTGCTGCTGGACGAGACCGTGCTGACCAGGGGAGGCAGCCAATCCGAGGCGGTGGCCGGCCAGCTTCGTCATCTGGCCGACCTCGTGAGCCGGGAGGAATCCGGCGTCCGGGGCCTGGTTGTCCGCATCCTGCCGATGAGCCCGGTCCTTTTCGTCCACACGGTCGGCTCGTACGCGGAGGTGACGCTCCACGGGCACCGCCTGGTGACGAGCATCGGCCTCTTCCCCACCTACAAGACCGGCTCCGGCGCAGCCCGGGCCATAAGCGCCGGGCTGAGGGAGGCCGTCGCCGCCGCGTGCAGTCGTGAGGAGACCTACGACCGGCTCGTGCGCGCGGCCGACGCCATGCAGCGGAGGGCCACCTCGTGA